A genomic window from Quercus lobata isolate SW786 chromosome 10, ValleyOak3.0 Primary Assembly, whole genome shotgun sequence includes:
- the LOC115963988 gene encoding putative uncharacterized protein DDB_G0272516, with amino-acid sequence MQESSVLSVSPLSPPSFNSYSSEKLSDIAARVVEELRKESESDPDSDIFNWAPKTTQPQPQQQQEEDKAKDNNSDKEKREYKEEEEEEKEDDDDDFEFAFVCRELDTTTISADEIFSNGQIRPTYPIFDQSLLLSLYDSHIEKTNTTTTATTTTRPTAISTTKAPPSSFRRPPLRKLMIEEQERDRDTSCSSSEADDLEGVPDGSYCVWTPHSSSSCKKSHSTGSSSKRWRFRDLLYRSNSDGKDTFVFLTPSKKAEKIPVRNNSTNSNSNSNSNSNKKKTTVVNKVAEENKRKSFLPYRKDLVGFFTNANGVSKSLQPF; translated from the coding sequence ATGCAAGAAAGTTCAGTGCTTTCCGTATCTCCATTATCTCCACCAAGCTTCAACAGCTACTCTTCGGAAAAGCTTTCAGATATCGCCGCCAGAGTCGTGGAGGAGCTTCGAAAAGAATCTGAATCCGACCCAGATTCTGATATCTTCAACTGGGCTCCGAAAACTACACAACCTCAAcctcaacaacaacaagaagaagacaaagCAAAAGACAACAACAGCGACAAAGAGAAGCGTGAGtacaaggaagaagaagaagaagaaaaagaagatgacgATGATGATTTCGAGTTTGCTTTTGTTTGTAGAGAGCTAGACACGACAACAATCTCTGCCGACGAGATCTTCTCCAACGGTCAGATAAGACCCACTTACCCAATCTTCGACCAAAGCTTGCTTCTATCTCTATACGATTCCCACATCGAAAAAacaaacaccaccaccaccgccaccaccactaCGAGACCAACAGCTATCTCCACCACCAAAGCGCCGCCGTCGTCGTTTCGTCGTCCTCCTCTGAGAAAGCTCATGATCGAGGAGCAAGAACGAGATCGTGACACGTCGTGCTCTTCCTCCGAAGCCGATGACCTTGAAGGTGTCCCAGATGGGAGCTACTGCGTTTGGACCCCACACAGTTCTTCTTCATGCAAGAAGAGCCACTCAACTGGGTCGTCCTCGAAGAGATGGAGATTTCGGGACTTGCTTTACCGGAGCAACAGTGATGGTAAGGACACTTTCGTCTTTTTGACACCGAGCAAGAAGGCTGAGAAGATTCCTGTAAGAAACAACAGCACCAACAGCAACAGCAATAGCAATAGCAATAGCAACAAGAAGAAGACTACTGTAGTTAATAAGGTTGCAGAGGAGAATAAGAGGAAGTCATTCTTGCCTTACAGGAAGGACTTGGTGGGTTTTTTCACTAATGCCAATGGAGTCAGTAAGAGTCTGCAGCCATTCTAA